In Legionella beliardensis, the following are encoded in one genomic region:
- a CDS encoding PPC domain-containing DNA-binding protein → MSKHDNSPFILSLKEGDNLFESIINYAAYADLKSAIISGIGALSNITISYYHRNTKQQFKKLFQDTYEIASLTGNITLVDSGWFIHIHAALGDANFQLFGGHLISAQASASTEIAITPLNYTIMRKKHPDLDIKVICPFVAI, encoded by the coding sequence ATGTCTAAACACGATAACTCCCCGTTCATTTTAAGTCTAAAAGAAGGCGATAATTTATTTGAAAGCATAATAAATTATGCTGCATATGCTGATCTAAAATCAGCAATCATCAGTGGAATTGGCGCTTTATCCAATATTACAATCAGTTATTATCATCGTAATACAAAACAGCAGTTTAAAAAATTATTTCAAGACACCTATGAGATTGCATCGTTGACTGGCAATATAACCTTAGTTGATAGTGGTTGGTTTATACACATTCATGCCGCTTTAGGAGATGCCAATTTTCAGCTTTTTGGTGGCCATCTTATTAGTGCACAAGCGAGTGCATCTACAGAAATAGCAATTACCCCATTAAATTACACCATCATGCGAAAAAAACACCCTGATCTAGATATAAAAGTTATCTGCCCATTTGTAGCTATTTAA
- a CDS encoding phytanoyl-CoA dioxygenase family protein translates to MKTTTTSNLKKYSFNDLQSNLYQAINNYNQNGIIILKDYINQVMLTRLMNEIEIIEQDAELDIAQNWNNEIICFYSKNPLQPHLDSKEYVTEPYFQLSSCKAHIFYEVLNNKKVVNRIGHGMHLIEKYTTMQQIVYRHPMLLTMLRGIGFKRPICHLSVYIPKYPHGAGSEVRPHQESTFAYTEPTSVVVLWLALEDACIENACMYGIIGSNNWPLKWVSRVNLHAKTRQFEQLNEVYIPDFEAENDYYTPLEVKAGDALLFHGNFIHCSPVNHSNYSRKALSFQFIETFETHYPVSNWLQFPNHFYLY, encoded by the coding sequence ATGAAGACTACTACCACAAGTAATTTAAAAAAATATAGCTTTAATGATTTGCAGTCTAATTTGTATCAAGCAATCAATAATTACAATCAAAATGGCATTATTATTCTTAAAGATTATATTAATCAAGTGATGTTAACTAGATTAATGAATGAAATTGAAATTATTGAACAAGATGCAGAATTAGATATTGCACAAAATTGGAATAATGAAATCATTTGCTTTTACTCAAAAAATCCATTGCAACCGCATTTAGATTCGAAAGAATATGTCACTGAACCTTATTTCCAATTATCTAGCTGTAAAGCACATATATTTTACGAAGTATTAAATAACAAAAAAGTTGTTAATCGGATTGGACATGGTATGCATCTCATAGAAAAATACACAACGATGCAACAAATAGTTTACCGTCACCCAATGCTATTAACAATGTTACGGGGGATAGGATTTAAAAGACCAATTTGTCATTTAAGCGTTTACATTCCTAAGTATCCTCATGGTGCAGGCAGTGAAGTCAGGCCGCACCAAGAATCAACCTTTGCTTATACAGAGCCTACTTCAGTTGTTGTTTTATGGCTAGCCCTAGAGGATGCTTGTATAGAAAATGCGTGTATGTATGGCATTATAGGTAGTAATAATTGGCCTTTAAAGTGGGTTTCCCGAGTTAATCTCCATGCTAAGACAAGACAATTTGAGCAACTTAATGAGGTTTATATACCTGATTTTGAAGCAGAAAATGATTATTATACTCCGTTAGAAGTTAAAGCAGGAGATGCATTATTATTTCATGGTAATTTTATTCATTGCAGCCCAGTAAATCATTCAAACTACTCCCGCAAAGCCTTGTCTTTTCAATTTATTGAAACATTTGAAACGCATTATCCTGTTAGTAATTGGTTGCAGTTTCCCAATCATTTTTATTTATATTAA
- a CDS encoding class I SAM-dependent methyltransferase has translation MVMYDSNEFFKTYFNNASEKSLLIELMYTRFFPPKHTLDILDLGCHDGALIKKIIAAYEDRMPPKVTLTGVEPSLEASIRYAENHFNIPVQTHTFIGTAENYFTQNTDGKYFDWVIASQCLYWSSDLLYIIKQIADCGESGLIVFRGHRGIYEIQSRFKFYIGNPNEQFYTADNIEAALISLTIPYEKQVETTSIQLPPQGSLEMKWLIAFFLQQNDKDMDNNICQEVEAWILAKNSEKIIHEVCFFWLGKARDKINTKSCAVTKVFL, from the coding sequence ATGGTAATGTACGATAGCAACGAATTTTTTAAAACCTATTTTAATAATGCAAGTGAAAAATCTCTTCTTATTGAGTTAATGTATACTCGTTTTTTCCCACCTAAACATACTCTAGATATTTTGGATTTAGGTTGCCACGATGGCGCATTAATTAAAAAAATAATTGCCGCTTATGAAGATAGAATGCCACCAAAAGTTACTTTAACTGGCGTAGAGCCAAGTCTAGAGGCTTCAATAAGGTATGCAGAAAATCACTTTAATATCCCTGTTCAAACTCATACCTTTATTGGTACTGCTGAGAATTATTTTACTCAAAATACTGACGGAAAATATTTTGATTGGGTAATCGCTTCGCAATGCCTTTATTGGTCTTCGGATTTACTCTATATAATTAAACAAATAGCCGATTGTGGCGAATCAGGTTTAATTGTATTTAGAGGGCATCGTGGCATTTATGAAATTCAATCGCGTTTCAAATTTTATATAGGAAACCCAAATGAACAATTTTATACCGCAGATAATATAGAAGCAGCATTAATTAGCCTAACTATTCCTTATGAAAAGCAAGTTGAAACGACCTCTATCCAATTGCCGCCGCAAGGTAGTCTAGAAATGAAATGGTTAATTGCTTTTTTTCTACAACAAAATGATAAGGATATGGATAATAATATTTGTCAGGAAGTTGAGGCTTGGATTTTGGCAAAAAATTCAGAAAAAATAATTCATGAAGTCTGTTTTTTTTGGTTGGGTAAAGCAAGAGACAAGATTAATACTAAATCATGTGCTGTTACGAAAGTCTTCTTGTGA
- a CDS encoding AMP-binding protein: MLNSNPFKTFHHFFEEKVHAYPHHLAVVDADGTLISYHDLNIKINQLAQYLLKKKLPKEARIGVFLNNSIDFIVSILAILKSGLAYVPLDPNLPLQRLNYFIENSQTQHIITNYQLHHQLADQGHIDVINLDKIREGLYSLAAENLNLPIDRNQLAYIIYTSGSTGLPKGVAIEHKGLPYCMLAAHKFLEVTTQDRIALYAPISFDANLWQIMLALGRGATLYVIPHEIRLNPQALGHYYNINSLSIAVFTPSLLNKLDPACFYSLRVILTTGEHVSKHILNKWHQPTKLIINGYGPTEVTIATSLGIYDPKSVVHVGKAHEGLEAFILDTCLNPVEIGCIGELYLAGEGLARGYWGLELESLNNEKFLTIKHPDHDNNTVRVFRTHDLAKFLPNKNIVIKGRVDRQVKVHGQLVSPEEIEKIVHDFSEEITEVYVDIVFAANQLTRINAYLCVTNFSLSLIALDHYLKKKLPHYMIPSGFGLLASFPITHHGKIDFTTLRATVLKRIHREDIITPRNEAEKFLFSIWQQVLNTNDFGINTHFDNLGGTSLAFLTLLTQVAKKYSDKLSAMSFSEFQLKPTIAALARKINRLSDDNNPLVEIQPGKKTKQAIFFIHDVTGNIQVNDLKFHLGPNFPIYGLKARGLKNLLDMDETIEEMALDYMKLIREKQDEGPYFIAGWSAGGIIAYEITNRFLLQGEQVTLCMIDSIAPHYLQNLPPELYTQETKALIQALTKILGLATESHFLEKLSTLYKEEQIDYAFNEILELVNIQEKQLNVPAHDARTWLSIAQKIYLAINRYASQLILNNNITLLVASQTAKRIGHPSLGWAFESKNIYTLDTDHFGIIRHKTMAQYLSSLYKL; this comes from the coding sequence ATGTTAAATAGCAATCCATTCAAAACATTCCATCACTTTTTTGAAGAAAAAGTTCATGCCTATCCCCATCATTTAGCTGTTGTTGATGCTGATGGCACTCTCATTAGCTACCATGATCTTAATATTAAAATTAATCAGCTAGCCCAGTATCTTTTGAAAAAAAAATTACCTAAAGAAGCAAGAATAGGGGTCTTTCTAAATAATTCTATTGATTTTATTGTCAGTATTTTAGCTATTTTGAAATCAGGTCTGGCTTATGTGCCGTTAGATCCTAACTTGCCACTCCAAAGACTAAACTATTTTATAGAAAACAGCCAAACACAGCACATCATCACAAACTATCAATTACACCATCAACTTGCTGATCAAGGCCATATTGATGTAATTAATTTAGACAAAATAAGGGAGGGGTTATATTCGCTTGCTGCAGAAAATTTAAATTTACCTATTGATCGCAACCAATTAGCCTACATCATTTACACATCTGGCTCTACAGGTCTACCTAAAGGTGTCGCAATTGAGCACAAAGGATTGCCTTATTGTATGCTAGCAGCACATAAATTCTTAGAAGTGACTACCCAAGATAGAATAGCTCTTTATGCACCAATTAGTTTTGATGCAAATCTTTGGCAAATTATGCTGGCTTTGGGACGCGGTGCCACATTATACGTAATACCCCACGAAATACGCCTAAACCCTCAGGCATTAGGTCATTATTATAATATCAATAGCTTATCTATAGCGGTATTTACGCCATCATTACTCAATAAATTAGATCCAGCATGCTTTTACTCTTTGCGAGTAATCTTAACGACAGGCGAGCATGTTTCTAAGCATATTTTAAACAAATGGCATCAGCCTACTAAATTAATTATTAATGGATATGGGCCTACAGAAGTCACGATAGCCACGTCCCTAGGAATCTATGATCCGAAATCAGTCGTTCATGTGGGAAAAGCGCATGAAGGCTTGGAGGCATTTATTTTAGATACTTGTTTAAACCCAGTGGAGATAGGTTGTATAGGTGAATTATACTTAGCAGGAGAAGGCTTAGCTCGTGGATATTGGGGTTTAGAACTAGAATCTTTAAATAATGAGAAATTTTTAACCATAAAACATCCCGATCATGATAATAATACCGTTAGGGTATTTAGAACACATGATTTAGCAAAATTTTTGCCCAATAAAAATATAGTAATTAAAGGAAGAGTAGATCGGCAAGTAAAGGTTCACGGCCAATTAGTTAGCCCTGAAGAAATAGAAAAAATAGTACACGATTTTTCTGAAGAAATAACAGAAGTGTATGTCGATATTGTTTTTGCAGCTAATCAGTTAACACGAATAAATGCCTATCTTTGTGTCACAAACTTTTCTTTATCGTTAATTGCACTAGATCATTACTTAAAGAAAAAACTCCCCCACTACATGATTCCAAGTGGTTTTGGTTTACTGGCATCATTTCCTATAACGCATCATGGTAAAATTGATTTTACAACCTTACGAGCTACAGTACTGAAACGAATCCACAGAGAAGACATTATTACGCCAAGAAATGAGGCAGAAAAGTTTTTATTTTCCATTTGGCAGCAGGTTTTAAACACTAACGACTTCGGTATTAATACCCATTTTGATAACTTAGGTGGAACCTCTCTAGCGTTTCTTACTTTATTGACGCAAGTCGCAAAGAAATATTCAGACAAGCTAAGCGCTATGTCATTTTCTGAGTTTCAACTAAAGCCTACAATTGCTGCATTAGCTAGAAAAATAAACAGGTTATCTGATGATAATAATCCTTTAGTAGAAATACAGCCTGGTAAAAAAACCAAACAAGCTATTTTTTTCATTCACGATGTCACAGGAAATATTCAAGTAAATGACTTAAAATTTCATTTAGGTCCTAATTTTCCTATTTATGGTCTCAAAGCACGTGGCTTAAAAAATTTGCTGGATATGGACGAGACCATAGAGGAAATGGCATTAGATTATATGAAATTAATTAGAGAAAAGCAGGATGAGGGACCTTATTTCATTGCGGGTTGGTCAGCTGGAGGCATTATTGCCTATGAAATAACAAATAGGTTTTTGTTGCAAGGTGAACAAGTAACACTTTGCATGATAGACTCCATTGCCCCCCATTATTTACAAAACCTGCCGCCTGAATTGTATACGCAAGAAACGAAAGCCTTGATACAAGCTTTAACAAAAATTTTGGGCCTCGCAACAGAAAGTCATTTTCTTGAAAAGCTCTCTACCTTATACAAAGAAGAGCAAATTGATTATGCGTTTAATGAAATACTAGAATTAGTTAACATCCAAGAGAAGCAATTAAATGTTCCAGCGCATGATGCAAGAACTTGGTTATCAATTGCCCAAAAAATTTATTTGGCTATTAATAGGTATGCAAGCCAGCTTATTTTAAATAATAACATCACCCTTCTTGTTGCGTCGCAAACCGCGAAACGTATTGGCCATCCTTCTTTAGGATGGGCATTTGAATCTAAAAATATTTATACGCTAGATACAGATCATTTCGGCATCATAAGACATAAAACCATGGCACAGTATTTAAGCAGCCTTTATAAGCTCTAG